A stretch of DNA from Anaerolineales bacterium:
GATGGTCAACACCCACTGGGGCGGCGTGATCGAAACCAACCGCTTCGGCACCCACGAATTTCTGGACCTCTGCGAACAGCTCGGCTGCGAGCCGTATATTTGCGGAAACATGGGCAGCGGGACGGTGCGCGAGATGGGCGAATGGGTGGAGTACATCACGCTGGGCGGCAAGAGCCCGATGGCGGAACTGCGACGGGCGAACGGCCGGGAAGCGCCCTGGCCGGTCCGCTTTTGGGGCGTGGGCAACGAAAACTGGGGCTGCGGCGGGAACATGCGCCCGGAATATTACGCCGACCAGTATCGCCGCTATGCCACATATTGCCGTAATTTCGGGGGAAACCAACTCTACAAGATCGCCTGCGGTGCCTGCGATTTCCAATACGGCTGGACCGAAGTGTTGATGCGCGAGGCGGCCAAGTTCATGGACGGCCTCTCGCTCCACTACTACGTCGTCCCCCAAACCTGGGAGCGCAAGGGCTCCGCGACCCAATTCGGCGAGGAGGAATGGTTTTCCGCCCTCAGGAAGATCCTCCTCCTGGACGGGATGATCGCCAAACACGCGAAGATCATGGACCGCTACGATCCGCAGAAACGGATCGGCCTGATCGTCGACGAATGGGGCGCGTGGTACGACGTCGAGCCGGGCACCAATCCCGGATTCCTGTTCCAGCAGAGCACCCTCCGCGACGCGCTCGTCGCCGGAATCGCCCTTAACACCTTCAACCGCCATTGCGACCGGGTGCGGATGGCCAACATCGCCCAGACGGTCAACGTCTTGCAGGCGCCGATCCTGACCGAGGGCGGGATGCTGATCCTCACGCCGACCTATCACGTGTTCGAAATGTACGCGGCCCACCAGGACTCGACCCTGCTGCCGGTCGCCGTGTCCTGCGCCCCGTACCGGTTCGGGAAGCGGGCGATCCCATCCGTCCACGCCTCGGCCTCGCGATCGGACGACGGAGCGATCCACCTCTCCCTATGCAATCTCGATCCCGGTCGCGCGTTCGCCTTCCCGGCCGAGGTCCGCGGGATGGAACCCGTGCGGGTCGGAGGCCGGATCCTTGCGGCCGATTCGATCAACCGCTGCAACACGCCGGATGCGCCGGATGCCGTCAAGCCCGTTCCGTTTGAAGGCGCGGCGATCCGGGACGGCGCGCTGCGGATCGAACTGCCGGCCGGGTCGGTGGTGATGCTGGAAATCCGCTAAACCGGTTTTCCGGACGGGATCCGCCGACCCTTCCATCCCATCTTTCCTATCCGGTTTTTTTGGCCGTTCCGGGAGGCCCGTATGCGATCACAGGCGAAAACCGTCGCCGGATTCTTGGCCGGTCTGCCGGCCGACCGCCGGACGGCGATCGAAGCCGTGCGGCGGATCATCCTTAAAAACCTTCCCCGGGGGTTTGAAGAAGCGGTCAATTGGGGGATGATCGCCTACCAAGTTCCGTTGAAAACGCATCCGGATACGTACAACAAACAACCCCTGCTCTATGCGGCTCTCGCCTCCCAGAAGAATCATATGGCGCTCTACCTGATGGGGATTTACGGCGACAAGGCCGCGCGGCGCAAATTCGAAGCGGCTTACCGCAAAAGCGGCAAGCGGATGGACGTCGGCAAATCGTGCGTGCGTTTCCGCAAACTCGAAGACCTGCCCCTGGAGTTGATCGGCGAGAGCATCGCCGCGATGACTCCCAAAAAGCTCATCCAAACGGCGAAACGACCAAGCTCGAAACGAAAATAGAAAAAGAATTGGATGAATGGAATTATTACAAAAGATTTGCAGACGGGAAGAAAAAATTTTTTCAAATCCGGATTATTTCCTGAAAATCCCATCAATTCCTCCCGGACGTAGGAAAAAGACCCATGTTTGAACTACCCGAAGTCGTCAATCTGTCCGTGCAGATGAACGAAGCCCTGACGGGAAAAGTGATCCGCCGGGGCAGTTTGGGAAACTCGCCCCACAAATTCGTCTGGTACAACCGTAAACCGGCCGAGTTCGAGAAGCTGACGCGCGGGAAAAAGGTCGGCAAAGCCACCGCCCGCGGGCGGTGGCTGTTCCTTCCCCTCCTTCCCGGATACGAGCTCGTACTCGGCGAGTTCGGCGGCAAGGCGCTCCTGCACCCCGCCGGCTCGCCGCTGCCGAAGAAATACCACCTCCACCTGGCTTTCGAAGACGGTTCGTCGTTTACCGTCACCACCGCGATGTGGGGGGCGATGGAACTCTACGAGAAAGGCAAGGAGCTCGAGCGGCAGTACATTCGGGGGATGCGGCCGACCCCGCTGGACAAGGACTTCACGCCGGATTATTTCGCCGGACTGGTGAAGGAAGTCGTCGGCGGCCAGAAGCACAGCGCCAAGGGCCTGCTGACGCAGGATCAACTCATTCCCGGCCTCGGGAATTCGATCGCGCAGGACATCCTATTCCGTGCGAAACTCCATCCCCGCCGCCCGGTCGAGCAACTCCGTTCCGGGGAGATAAAAACGCTTTATCTGTCGATCCGGTCGACGGTCGAACAAGCCATCCGGATGGGGGGACGGAACGACGAGACCGATTTGTTCGGCTGCCCGGGAGGGTACATCCGGATTCTGGATAAACACGCCGCCGGCCGGCCCTGCCCGGAATGCGGGAAGAAGATCCAGAAGATCCAATATCTCGGGGGAACCTGCTACTTCTGCCCACACTGCCAGAAGTAGAAGCGGGCACCCCGGCAATTCCACCCGGCCGCCCGATTCGGAGTCAACCACACCGCCCGCCGGAGGCAGCCTCCGGCGGGCGGATTCTATTCCCGCATCCGTTTGTTCCCCCCGCAGGAAATCATGCATACCGATTGGGATTGCGGATTGGCTATGAAACCTTCAACACCTCAACGCCTTCGTGGACGGGCTGCGCCGTTTTCATCGCCACCTCCTGCTTCGGACCGGCGGACTGGACCTTCTTGTGGTCGATCTCCATCGAAGCGATGGTCTGGGTGAAGTCGGCGCCGTGCCCGAGGAAGCGGACCGTATCCCCGACTTTCAACTCGGCGCCGAGGTCGAGCACGGCCACGCTGATGTGGTTGAAGTAATGCGTCACCTTTCCGATTTTATTTTCCATGCTGCCCGCTCCTTTCGGCCGCCGCGAGAACTCCATTCGGCCGCCGCTCCAAGAAAGAGGACGCCGGCAGGCGTCTCCGGCCTGCTCCGAGGATACACCAAACGCGCGAATTGGCAAGTCGCGGGAACCCTTAGGGTTGGCAGGAACCCTTGGGAACCCTTCGGAACCCTTAGGGTTGACAGGAACCCTTGGGAACCCTTAGGGTTGGGCGATCCTCTTGTTTTGCGCCCCGTTCCATCGTATTATTTATGCGACAAGAAAATGCAAACGATCAATTCCAATCCCGCCGGTTCTTCTTCGCGGAAGAGCAAACTCCTCGTCGCCGCCGCCATCGTCATCTTCCTACTGGTCTTCGGCGAGTTGTGGCGCCGGATCAGCCAGGCGGCTGAACTGCGCGACCTGGAGCGCCAGATCGGCGGCCAGGTGACCCAGCTGGCGGAAGAATCCAACCGCATGGCGACCCAAATCGCCGGGGCGCAATCCGACGAAGCCGTGGCAGACTGGGCCCGCGCCGAGGGCAAGATGGTCCTGCCGGGCGAGGTGCTGGTCCAGCCGATCGCCCCGACCGCGCCGGCGGCGACCCCCGAACCGGAGGAGGATTCTTCCGGAACGGTTCCTAACTGGCGGATTTGGTGGGAATGGCTTTGGGGGGAAGGGTAAAAATCCTTGGTTCGTCCCGAAGAAGAACACCGTCGGTCCGCCGGCGGTGTTGTCGTATCCGGGGAGTGGAAATCCGCGGCGCCGGATATTCCGCCTAATTCTGCGCGGATGGAGAAACGGGATGGAGCAGTTCTTTACCAGCGATTACGCCGGCCCTCCTTTTGAGATGGGCAACGTTCCGCACGCGGCGAGCCTGATCCTGGTCCTTTTGGCGTGCATTCTGATATACGCCCTCCGCGATCGGTTTTCCCCGCCGATGAAAACCCTCGCCCGCTGGGCCCTCGCCGTCGGGCTGGTGGGCAACGAGCTGGCCTACCATGCCTGGAA
This window harbors:
- a CDS encoding alpha-N-arabinofuranosidase produces the protein MIIRADRPGPKISRHIYGHFAEHLGRCIYDGLWVGPDSAVPNVRGIRTDVVEALRRIRIPVLRWPGGCFADEYHWRDGIGPAESRPAMVNTHWGGVIETNRFGTHEFLDLCEQLGCEPYICGNMGSGTVREMGEWVEYITLGGKSPMAELRRANGREAPWPVRFWGVGNENWGCGGNMRPEYYADQYRRYATYCRNFGGNQLYKIACGACDFQYGWTEVLMREAAKFMDGLSLHYYVVPQTWERKGSATQFGEEEWFSALRKILLLDGMIAKHAKIMDRYDPQKRIGLIVDEWGAWYDVEPGTNPGFLFQQSTLRDALVAGIALNTFNRHCDRVRMANIAQTVNVLQAPILTEGGMLILTPTYHVFEMYAAHQDSTLLPVAVSCAPYRFGKRAIPSVHASASRSDDGAIHLSLCNLDPGRAFAFPAEVRGMEPVRVGGRILAADSINRCNTPDAPDAVKPVPFEGAAIRDGALRIELPAGSVVMLEIR
- a CDS encoding DUF1801 domain-containing protein encodes the protein MRSQAKTVAGFLAGLPADRRTAIEAVRRIILKNLPRGFEEAVNWGMIAYQVPLKTHPDTYNKQPLLYAALASQKNHMALYLMGIYGDKAARRKFEAAYRKSGKRMDVGKSCVRFRKLEDLPLELIGESIAAMTPKKLIQTAKRPSSKRK